The Gracilimonas sediminicola sequence CAACGGAGATACCGCAAACAAAATCGGGACGTACTCCCTTGCTGTGTTAGCCAAAGAAAATGAAATCCCTTTTTATGTAGCCCTTCCCCTTTCAACCTTTGACCTTGAAACCGACACCGGTGATGAAATAGAAATCGAAGAACGGGAACCCGAAGAAGTAACACATTTGGCTAAAACCCCCATCACCCCGAAGAAAACAGATGCCTATAACCCGGCTTTTGATGTAACCCCTAACAAGTACATCACCGGATTTATCACGGAGAAGGGAATAGTAGAACCGGACTTTAAGAAGAACATCAAAAAACTGTTTGAAAAGTAAGTAAGAGGTTAGTCTAAAAGATCGGTCTTAAGTAGTTTCTTTTGTCTCAGAATTAGTGTTTGCTGCCGATTCCACTTCCGGTGGAATGTCAAGATCATCATCCCTGTGAATGTTAATGGTGATGCCCACCGAGCTTCCTATCAATACGCCAATACCTATTGGCAGAGCTAACCCAACCTCCATCAGGAAGCTGGCTCCGTAGCCAATCAATCCACCGATGGCTACCGCAGTAATCCACGTTAAAAAACTTTTCATTTATCTTGTCCTTCCAAAACCTAAAACTGTCATTGCCGGGCTCTTTTTTGACCCTGAATGACTCTCTAAAGTATGTCTTCCAGAACCTCTGCCTGAATTTGATTGTGAGAGCCACTCCATATCACTTCCCCATCTTTGATCACAAATAACTGGGGAGATTCATGCCTGATTTCCAATTTCTCTGCAATGTGCATAGATGTAGGTCGGCTACTTATTACATCCACCATATGGAAATCGGCCTTTAGTTGATCTTCAGCAGAAATGGACTCTACGTTTTTCAGGGCAAAATAGCTGGTGGCACATCGCGAACTGTGCTTATAAATCACCTGGGGCTTTTCATTGGAGGTATGCATAACGTTCGCCACGTCTTCCTCAGAAGTCAACTCTTTCCAGTGAAACTTATTCTGCGGCTGGCTTTCCGTTCCAAATAAATTGCCAATTGAATCTAAAATGCCCATTTGTCCTTTTTCTAATTCCCCGAAATATACAAGTATTTAAGCTTTGAAATAACCGGGTGCGTAGCGCTTAATCATCAATTTGATAAACAGCGAATCATTTTTGCATGGTTTTCATTTAGTTAAGTAGTTTACGATAACAGATTTAACCTAATTAAATTAAGGAGATCATGAATACACAAATTAAAGCACACTGGCTGGGGCATTCGGCCTTTAAGCTGGAGAGCCAAAGTGGAAAGATTATTTATATCGATCCGTTTCTGAAAGATAACCCCTCCACCCCGGATGAACTTAAAGAAGTAAAAGAAGCCGATTATATTTTACTGACCCACGGGCATGAAGATCACGTGGGCGATACTGTGGAAATTGCCAAGAATACCGGAGCCAAAGTTGTGGGCATTCTGGAACTGATGGGAATCTTACAGGAAGAAGGGTTACCGGAAGAACAAGCCATTGGTTTTAATAAAGGCGGAACCGTTCATTTTGAAGACTTTTCCGCAACGCTGGTCTCTGCCAACCACAGCTCTTCCTATAAAGGAAAGTATGCCGGCGATCCGGGCGGACTCGTGCTTTCATTCGAAGATGACATTTGTATTTACCACATGGGTGATACCAACATTTTCGCTGACCTTGAGCTGTATGGAGAGCTTTACAGACCGCATGTGGTACTGGCACCCATTGGGGATCATTTCACTATGGGACCTGAAGAAGCCGCTTATGCTGTAGAACTGATCGGGGCTAAGATGGCCGTGCCTATGCACTACAATACATGGCCTCCCATTGAAGCAGACCCGGAGGAATTCAAAGAAATACTGGAAGACATCACAGACACGGAAGTTGTTGTGCCGGAAAAAGGCACTAATTTCCTGGGGTGATATTCTGAATTTCCCCTCCCTGAGCCACAAATCTGAAAGATGGTTTGTGGCTTTTTTTATGTTTTTTCTGGAACTGCTTCGGGTTACTACTACCACAGAAATTATTCACTCAATAACTCAACAAATTAGTACCTTATGCCTAAAGCTGGAATTCTTTCATAAGATCAAACGAACACATCACTATGAAATACACAACCGTTCACCTTGGGGATAACAAAATTGAGCTCTTTAACACACTGCTTGGCAAAGAAACGGTAAAGGTAAACGGTGAGGTGGTCTCATCCACCTATTCTATGCTGGGGGCAGAGCATACGTTCACGGTCAGGGAAGATGGCAGAGATGTAGAATGCACCATCCAGTTTGGGTTTGGTATGAATGGAGTGGTATTTGATCTTTATAAAGAAGGTACGCCGATCATCGAATCTGAACAGAAAGGATGCATGGGCATGTTTATCGTATTCATTATTGTATTCAGCATAATCTTTGTTTTATCTCAGATTTGAGTATTGAATACAGACATCCACTAAATATTAAAGTCATTACCTGGCCTGATGAAATTTCTTTCCGCTATCACCCTATTTCTCCTCTCGGTTTGTTTGAATGTAAATGCCCAAGTGGCCGTGACAGCAGTTCCTTTTCTTGAGATCAGGCCCGATGCCCAAACCAACATGAATGCCGGAGCATTGGTAGCTCTCCCTTCCGATTATAATGCGGCCTTTTATTACAACCCTGCTCAGCTCGGAAACTTTGGTGCCTCAAAAAATTTCTCTTATCAATTTCACCCAAACGGCAATAACTGGTTGCCTGACCTCAATGATAACCCCAGACTTTACAACTCTTCTCTGGCTGCAGGATATAAGTTTAATGATGTTCCTCTTAGTATTGGTGTTGGAGTAATGAATACCCGGTTTGATTATGGTGAAATCCAATATTCTGATCCGAATAACCCAATGCCTGACAGTACCTACAATCCTGTTGAAAATTATCAGCTTTACTCGATTGGACTCAGATATGATTTCGGGATCTGGGTGAGTATTGGCTATTCATTCAAAAAGATTGACTCTGATCTGGGATTATATCAGGCAAAAGTTGATGCCAACGATTTCGGTATTCAGATCGGTTACCCTTTTTCTATCAATAGTTTCAAAGCAGAAGCATCGATTGGGTATGCCTTGCAAAATGATGGAGACTTCATCCAGTATGATGCCTCTGGAAGACCTGACCCCTTGCCACGAAAATCCATTTTTGGTTACGGACTTTCACTCGCTTATGAGGATATAATAGCCGGCAATAGTATGGAGTTGGTAAAAATTGACTGGGCTGTTGATGCCAAAGATCTCCGAATTGATGTACATGGAAATTCGGTCAGCTATAACAAAAAACCGGGCATCATTCCCATGCTGGACAATGTATTCCTTTCCAAGAGTGATGACGATATAGAAATAAGTCAGGGTTTCAGACTACATATTCTTGAAGGTTTTACAGCCGGACTTGGGCGATACTATGGACCCGGTTACAGGAAAGCAGTGAATACATCCGGTGTTTCTTTGAGTGCCAAACCGATTCTTAAACTATTATTCAGCAAAAACGAGCACCCCGTAATCAGGTCCGTAGCAAATCATTTGGATTTCAGTTATAGCTGGTCAACTTACAGTGTCAACGAAACCGATCATCCACTTACCGGCTCGTCTTTCCATCAGTTTTCCATATCCGTATATGGGTTTTAACCTCTTAACAAAGCTCCGTTTCACTACGTAATCCTGAAAACCGGCCTCATTGAATAAGCTACAACCTCGCGGGTACAAATTATACAAGCCGTACAGCCCGAAGAATAGTACTCGGATTGGTCAGATTGTATAGAACAAGCCAATAGAAACTTCAGCCTTCCCGAAACAAAGATTTCATCCGGGCGTAAGCCAACACCGTTGCAAATAATCAAAACGGTTTTAATACACTCAGATGAAAACATTACGCTACTCCCTCCCGCTATTGGTCATGATTACAGCTTTGGTATTCACCAGTGCTTGTAACAATGGAAACGAAGAAAATCAAAATGGTGAAGACGAAGATCTGATTATTCCGGTGGAAGTCAGTAACGTGAGCCGGGGAGATATCTCTGCTTACTATGCCAACACCGCCACCCTTGAAGCCGAACAGGAAGCAACAGTGGTAGCTAAAGTTCGCGGTATTGTTCGGGAAATTTATGTTGAGGAAGGCGATGAGGTTAAAGCCGGACAGGTGATCGCGAAAATTGAAGACGATCAGTACCGTATTGAAGCAGCCCGGGCCAAAGCAACCTTAGACCGACTGAAAAACGACTTTGACCGTAACAAGGAACTTTATGAAAAGAACCTGATTGCTGCCGAAGCCTACCAAAATGCTCAATATGAGTATGAGTCTCAAAAAGCAGCCTATGAACTTGCTCAGCTGAATCTTGAGCATACATCTATTAAATCTCCGATTGGCGGAGTGATTTCTGAGCGCTATGTGAAAGTTGGAAATATGATCGGTACCGACCAACAGGTGTATCGGGTTACCGATTTTAGTCCGTTGCAGGCGATATTGCACATCCCGGAGCATGAGATGGCAAAAATCAGAAATGACCAGCGTGCAGAACTCAGAGTGGATGCATTACCCAATCAAACCTTTGCCGGCCATGTAGAACGCATCAGCCCGGTAGTGGACTCCCAAACCGGTACCTTTAAAGTGACTGTGTATGTGGATGAAACCAAAGGCATGCTTCGCCCCGGTATGTTCGGGCGTGTGAAAATTGTGTACGACACCCGCGAAAACACCCGTATGATTCCTAAATCAGCCGTTATGTCGGAAGATCTCGCCCAAAGTGTATATGTGATCAAAGATTCGCTGGCTTTCAAAAAAGCTATTAAAACCGGTTACACCAACGGGGTGAATGTAGAAGTGATCGAAGGACTGGAAGACGGCGAAATGGTGGTCACCATTGGGCAAGGAAGTCTTCAGGACAGCACCAAAGTAAACGTTATCTCCAACCTGTAAACAGGCTCTCCTATGAAAATCATTGACCTTTCTATACGCCGGAAAGTTACCATTGCCATGTTTACAGTCGGGATTCTGCTGTTCGGTATGGTTTCCCTCTCCCGGCTTAATGTAAACCTGCTCCCTGAACTCAGCTATCCAACCCTCACTATCCGAACCGAATTTGAAGGTGCAGCTCCTGTTGAAGTTGAAAACCTGATTACCAAGCCCGTTGAAGAAGCAGTTGGAGTTGTGAAAGGCGTACAACAAGTGCGTTCCATTTCCCGTGCGGGTCAGTCTGATGTAGTACTGGAATTTGCCTGGGGAACCGATATGAACATCGCGAACCTGGACGTTATGGCCAAACTGGATGCCGTTCAGCTTCCTTTAGATGCCGATAAACCGGTTACCTTACGCTTTGATCCCACCCTCGACCCCATAATGCGGTATGCCCTCTATTACAACGAAGGCGGGACTGATAATCCTTCCGGGGATGATGTAAATGTGGATTACGCAGGCTATCAGGACCTGGAAAGCCCGGACGCAATTTCCCGATTGAAAGGCCTGCGTGTATTAGCGGATGAACAGCTCAAAAAGAATTTAGAATCCGCCCTGGGGGTTGCTTCGGTAAAAATCAGTGGTGGACTTGAAGAAGAGATACAGGTAAACATTGATCAGCAGCGACTCGCTTATTTGAACATCCCTATTGAAAGTGTAACACAGATTTTAAGTGCCGAAAACGTGAATCTTTCCGGGGGTCGGCTTGAGGAAGGAACTCAGCAGTATCTGGTGCGGACGC is a genomic window containing:
- a CDS encoding efflux RND transporter periplasmic adaptor subunit, yielding MKTLRYSLPLLVMITALVFTSACNNGNEENQNGEDEDLIIPVEVSNVSRGDISAYYANTATLEAEQEATVVAKVRGIVREIYVEEGDEVKAGQVIAKIEDDQYRIEAARAKATLDRLKNDFDRNKELYEKNLIAAEAYQNAQYEYESQKAAYELAQLNLEHTSIKSPIGGVISERYVKVGNMIGTDQQVYRVTDFSPLQAILHIPEHEMAKIRNDQRAELRVDALPNQTFAGHVERISPVVDSQTGTFKVTVYVDETKGMLRPGMFGRVKIVYDTRENTRMIPKSAVMSEDLAQSVYVIKDSLAFKKAIKTGYTNGVNVEVIEGLEDGEMVVTIGQGSLQDSTKVNVISNL
- a CDS encoding metal-dependent hydrolase; amino-acid sequence: MNTQIKAHWLGHSAFKLESQSGKIIYIDPFLKDNPSTPDELKEVKEADYILLTHGHEDHVGDTVEIAKNTGAKVVGILELMGILQEEGLPEEQAIGFNKGGTVHFEDFSATLVSANHSSSYKGKYAGDPGGLVLSFEDDICIYHMGDTNIFADLELYGELYRPHVVLAPIGDHFTMGPEEAAYAVELIGAKMAVPMHYNTWPPIEADPEEFKEILEDITDTEVVVPEKGTNFLG
- the ytxJ gene encoding bacillithiol system redox-active protein YtxJ, encoding MGILDSIGNLFGTESQPQNKFHWKELTSEEDVANVMHTSNEKPQVIYKHSSRCATSYFALKNVESISAEDQLKADFHMVDVISSRPTSMHIAEKLEIRHESPQLFVIKDGEVIWSGSHNQIQAEVLEDIL